TCTTTTATTTACCTTTATACCAACATCCAATTCCAGCACTAAAAACTATGAAAATAAATACGCTAACCCATTCGGAAGAGCTCTTGATGAATATTTTGTGGAAACTGAATTCCGCTTACATGAAAGAAGTCATGGAAGCATATCCGGAACCGAAACCACATCAGAATACGGTTTCTACTTTCATGAAAATTCTTGTTGAAAAGGAATTTTTAATCACCGAAAAAGAAGGCAGAATCTTTAAATATTCCGTGGCGATTCCCTATGATGATTACCGCAAATTTGTGCTCAGGAATTTTGCCGAAAACTATTTCAATAATTCTGTTCCGGAGCTCGTAAAAACCCTTCTTGATGAGCAACTCCTTACAAACAATGAATTGAACATTATCGCCGGAATCACCCGTTCTGAGGCGAAAGATGAAAGTCCGATAAGCGATTTTATCAACGAAATTACTTCAAACAAAAAGGAGAAGAAAAAAGGAAAAAAGAAGGACAAGAAGAAGAAAAAATAAACAGCTTAATCTTAATCCGATGCTTAAAAAAATACGCGACATATCGGGCAAAACAGGCGAAATCATTCGGGAATACCCAATGGTATTGCTGATGTCTTTTTTAGGTGCAGTTTCCTGGATGTGTTTTGCTCACACCGACTTCAATTCGCATCCTAATTTCTTTGTTTTTATAAAGTTCGCAATTGTTTCGTGTTTAGGAATTTCGGTGATGTTTGCATTAAATATGCTTTCACAGCGTATTGGTAAAAGATTTCTTCTGGAAATGGGAGGCGTTATTTTTTTGGTCTTTTTCTACCTAATTTTACCGGAGAATGAAAAATACTTTACAGAACGTTATGCTTTTTTAATCGTTCCAACTTTTATACTTTCGCATCTTTTAGTTTCGTTTACTGCATTTTTCGGAAAAGGAAAAGAACTGAATTTCTGGCAGTTTAATAAGAATTTATTCATCAATTTATTTCTCACCGCAGTATTTACAGGCGTTCTAACGGGCGGTGTTGAACTGGCAATTTTAGCGGTAGACAAACTGTTTGATTTTAATTTTAATCAACGCTATTATCTGGAGACCTTTTATTTCCTTGCGATTTTCGGAAGTACTTTCATTTTTTTACTTTTTAATGAAAAAGGGCTTTTGCAACTGGAAAAAGACGGAACTTATCCTGTAATCCTGAAGTTTTTCACTCAATACATCCTGATTCCGCTTCTACTATTATATGCCGTGATTCTTTACTTTTACTCTGCGAAAATCCTCATCAACTGGGAACTTCCGCGGGGCTGGGTTTCGTATCTCATACTCGCATATTCTGTGGTCGGAATTTTAGCACTTCTGCTTGTTCATCCTTTAAAAAAAGAATTATCAGCATCATGGGTAAGAATTTTTTCTAAGATTTTTTATTTTACAGTGATACCGCTGTTGGCATTACTGTTTACCGCAATTTTCACCAGAATTTTAGAGTACGGCTATACTGAACCCAGATATTTTGTTTTGCTCATCGCATTATGGCTCACAAGCGTTGTACTCTATTTTATTGTTGCAAAGAAAGCTACCATTAAATTTATCCCGATAAGTTTATTTTCATTTGGCTTATTTTCTTTGGTTTTTCCTTATCTGAATACTTTTTCTGTGTCAAAAAGAAGTCAGAAATCCGAACTTCGAGAAGTGATAATTCAAAATAAGCTCCTTGAAAACGGAAAAATTAATTTCAGTAAAAAAGTATCAGACACAGTTGCAGATGAAATTGCGAGTAAATTTGATTTTTTGGTGAAACGCGATGAGAAAGACTTTCTTCTGCAACTGATACCGCGGAAAGACCAGAAACTCATTATAAAAAGTCTGGAAAAAAGAGATTTTTATGGCGTGCAAAGCCAGATCAGGTCAGCTTTCTCAAATGTAGATAAAACTAAAAAATCATTCCGGGGAGAAAACTTTGAACTTGTAAGCGAAAACCGCTTGAGGTCTGTCCAGGGTTATGATTTCTTTACGAGAGCGGCGAATTTTCCGAGTGAACAAGGGTTGACCATAAACACAGACATTCTCCGGGTTTACAGCCAGCAACGCAATGGAGAACTATTGATTCTTACGCTGAATAATAAAGAAAAGTGGGATGCAACCCCCGCCATTAAACAGCTTCTTCGTAAATATGACCAATGCACCGGTCGTCTTTTGGTTCCCGAGATTGCACTGGAAAAAGATCTGGGAAATTACCATCTCAAAATTATCTTTGATAATCTGATCCGGGAAAATTCAGTGACTGAAAATATTTATTTCGGCGAAGCTTATATTTTGATTCGACGGAGATAAATAGGCTGAATTCGAAAAAATAATCATAAAAAAAGCGGCTTAAAAGCCGCTTCATTATTTTGTGTAGACAAAAATCTTACCAGTTTGAACCGCCACGATTTCCTCCACCGTAACCACCGCCACGGTTTCCTCCACCGTAACCGCCACCACGGTTATTGTCGAAACTTCTTCTTGGTTTGTCTTCTCTTGGTTTAGCTTCAGAAACGTTAAGTTCTTTACCGTCCAATTCTTTTCCGTTTAAAGCTTCGATAGCGTTTTTACCGTCTTCGTCGCTCATTTCTACGAAACCGAATCCTCTAGATCTACCGGTTTCTCTGTCTGTAATAATTTTAGCAGAAGATACTTCGCCAAATTCTGAAAAAAGGTCTTGCAATGACTCTTCTCTTGTAGAGTAATTGATGTTTGAAACAAAAATGTTCATCATAAAAAAAATTAAAAAATTAATACTTGTTGAAATTATAAATGAAACTCAACAATTGATGAACAAAGATTGATTTCGGATATAAAAACGGGTGCAAGTTACAAATTAAATTGAATTAAACAATTTTTTTTAATAATCTTTTAATCCACCTCTCTTCCTTGTGAAGCCTCCAGAATTCTGAACCAGTCTTCAGCTTCCATTTCTATTGTTAAACTTCCTCTGAATTCTTTGATTGTCTTAGACTTAGACGTTCCTATTACGGGAATAATTCGGGCAGGATGAGCAAACAAAAAGGCTAAAAGAAGCTGATTTTCTTCCGTTTCATATTTTATACAGAGATCCTTAATGACCGTCTTTAATCTGATATTCTGAGCAGATTTTTCTGTAAAATAATCTCCCATGACCGACCACGCCATAGGTCGCAGTTTTTTAAGCATTAACTGATCGAGAGTTCCGTTGTAAAAAGCATCAACTTTATTTACAGAGATTTCAACCTGATTGGTAATTAACGGAAATGCATCATTAATAAGCTCATATTGCGAAACTGAAAAATTGGAAACTCCAAAATGTCTTACCTTTTTCTGTTCCCGCAAAATTGCAAAACTTTCTGCAATTTCTTCAGGATTCATCAAGGGTGAAGGTCGGTGAAGCAACAGAAGGTCAAGATAATCGGTTTGCAGATTTTCGAGGCTTTGATCGACAGATTTTAAAATATGATCGCGGGAATAATTGTAGGATTTAATTCCGTAGCTTCTGTTCTCACAAGGCATCTGTATTCCGCATTTGGAAATGAACTGTACTTCTTCCCTTTTGATTTTCATTTCGGAGAAAGCATCACCGAAAAGCTTCTCAGTGGTATAGTTTCCGTAAAGATCAGCATGATCGAAAGTTGAAAATCCTTCTTCGAGAGAAGTTTCAACTAATTCCTGAACTCCTTTCGCAGAATGATCAGCGCCCCAAACTCCCCAACGCATCGTACCAATAATAATGTTTGAAAACTTCATAATTCAGCAATTTTAGTCAAAATTAAAGATTTAAAACTTATTTTTAACATTCCAAATTTCTATTCACACCATAATAAATTTTATATTTGAAGAAAATTAATTCATAATGAAAAAACTCTCTTTTCTTTTTTTATCTCTGTCCTCAACAATGGCATTTTCGCAATTTATAAGTCCGGGAACGGGAATAACCTATAACCTTGCGTCTCTTTCTGCGGCAGCTCCTGCTGTTTTGGTAAATAACGGAACTGCATACCAAATGACCGCAGACATTACTATCTCGAATGGCGATACCCTTCTGATGGATGAAGATACCACCCTGAAAATAGATGGTGGAAAACAACTTACCATTGCCGGAACTTATGATACCAATGCAGGGAATATTTTAGTTACCGCAACAGATCCTGCAGTAATCTTTAAAGGAATACGTCTGGAATCTTCAGCGACCGTAACCATAAAAAACACGACATTTGAATATGGCGGCGGTATACAGGCTTTAACTGGAAATTTTTTAATGGAAAATTCCATTGTTAGATATTTTAAATCTGGTCTTGTTACGGGAGCGTCCCTTAATTTCTCTACCGGAAACCCAATTGTTAGAAATTCCCAGTTCATCGAGAATGATCTTCCTGCCGTTGCTTCAGGTGCAAACCAATCTGTAGCATTAGAATTCACCGGAAACTATCTTTACGGTAATACCAAAGGGAATTCTAACCGACCGCAGATCAATATGGGACCAAGTGGTACCGGTATTACAAAAATCTTAAATAATACCATCATTGGCGACCGAACACTCACAAAAGTTGGAGGCGTTTCTGTCTCAACTTTATTAGGAGTTGAAAATCATCCTCAGATTGAAGGCAATATTATTAAAGACAACCGTTACGGAATTACCGTTGCAGGAAACAATTCCTCCGGATCCATTTCAAATAATGTTTTAACAGACAATAATACAGAGCCGGTGCCGGCAAACGGGGGAAGCGGAATATCATTATCGGGAAGCGGAAGCCAGGTGATGGCTATTAAGGTAGAAAAAAATCAGATCCGTGGTAGCCTTTGGGGAATCACGGTAATTGGAACCGCTCAGGCTGATTTTGGAGGTGGAAACTTGGGAAGTACCGGTGAAAATGTTTTCTTTAATAATGGAAACGGAGGTCAGATTTATGCACTTTATAATAATACACCGCATCCTCTGAGCGCAACCAACAACTGCTGGAGAGAAAATGAATTGTCAGATGATGCAATGGTTGAAAGTGTAATTTTCCACAGTGTAGACGATTCAACCAAAGGGACTGTAAATTATACTCCATATCTTTGTGGGCAGCCGATGTCTACAAATGATGCAAATCTCTTAAGAAGCAGCATCTACCCTAACCCAAGCAACGGAAACTTTGTATTCGAAACTGAATATGCAGGAAACATCGTGATTTCTGATATGAACGGCAGAATCATTTATTCCGCAATCACTGTCAAAGGAAAAAATAACATTTCACTGAAAGCAAATACTGGAGTTTATATGCTGCAGTATCATGCTCAGGGTAAAAAACAATCTAATAAATTAATTATTAAATAATTGACCCTTAAATTAATTTATTCAAACTCATTCTGAACGCTACAGAATGAGTTTTTTTATACATTTACATCGGCTTTAAAAACTTTCAAAACATGAAAATCCACACTACAAATTATAAAAATACCTTTATTGAAATCGCTGAAGACTGCCCTGTTTCCAGCGGCCAAATTCCACCAACAAAAAGAAACCTCACTCTTGCGAATATTCAGTATGAAATGGTTGCTGAAAATCCTTACCAATTCACCTCAGATGATGTAATGTTCGAATGCTATGCTCAAAAAAATGATATTACTGAAAACGAAAGAGCAGAAGGCCGGAAAGATTTCTTTTCAAAAGGTCAGGCATGTTTTCGCTCTTCAGCACTTTTAAAAAGATACGGCTTCGGAATTCACCACAATGAGGAAGGTAAAGTTGCCATCTATCCCGCAGGAAGCGAGGAATATGAAAGACTGGTGAATGATGACTCTGTTGCCAAGGTCAAAGCAATGCGAAACAAAAGAAAATAAGACCAATATCTATAAATTTTTTCGCGTAAAATATACTTTTTTACACGATTTGTAACCTTTTCGGCTTTGGCATCGTATAATCTAATGCAGTCCTAAAGTGGACGGGTTTTTATACATGAGACAATTAAAAATTACAAAGCAGGTTACCAACAGAGAAACTGCATCACTTGACAAGTATCTACAGGAAATTGGTAAAGTGGATTTGATTACCGCCGACGAAGAGGTAGATTTGGCACAGAAAATTCGTGCGGGAGACAGGGTTGCCCTGGAAAAACTTATTAAGGCAAACCTCCGTTTCGTAGTTTCCGTTTCTAAACAGTACCAAAATCAGGGACTTTCTTTGCCGGATTTGATTAACGAAGGTAACTTAGGTTTGATGAAAGCTGCAAAAAGATACGATGAAACCAGAGGTTTTAAATTTATTTCCTACGCAGTTTGGTGGATCCGTCAGTCGATTTTACAGGCATTGGCAGAACAGTCGAGAATTGTAAGATTACCTCTGAATAAGATTGGCTCGATCAATAAAATCAACAAAGCTTACGCACACCTCGAGCAGGAAAACGAAAGACCGCCTTCTCCCGAAGAACTTGCCGAAGTGCTAGACATGAGCGAAGACGACATCAAGGAATCAATGAAAAACTCCGGTCGTCATTTATCCATGGATGCGCCACTGGTAGAAGGTGAAGATTCTAACCTCTACGACGTTTTGCGTTCCGGTGAATCTCCAAGCCCTGATAAAGATCTTATGCTGGAATCACTCCAGATTGAAATCGAAAGAGCTTTGCAGACACTAACACCAAGAGAGGCAGATTTGGTTCGTTTATATTTCGGACTGAACGGTAAACACCCAATGACTTTGGAAGAAATCGGCGAAACTTTCGACCTGACCAGAGAAAGAGTCCGTCAGATTAAAGAAAAAGCCATTAAAAGATTGAAACACAACACCAGAAGCAAGATTTTGAAATCTTATTTGGGAAAATAATTTTATATCAATTAGAAAAGGAACTCGTTTGAGTTCCTTTTTTTTATGAAGTCTGGAAATTTTTTCTCGCCAGTTCCTTCCGCACGCGGCTTAAACTTTCCGGAGTAATACCCAGGTAAGAAGCTACCATCCATTGCGGTACCCGAAGCAGAATATCCGGATACATTTTGATAAAACTCATATATCTTTCTTCCGCAGTATCGCTTAATAAAGAATTTACACGATTCTGAAGATTTCGGATATGTTTCTGAAGAAGAAGATCATTATTCTCGGCAGTATTAGGAAATTCTAAATTAATGCTGGTGAAGAAATCTGCATTAAGCAACAAAATTTCAGATTCCTCGACGGCTTCAATATAATATTTCGATTTCTCGTTGAAATAAAGCGAACTTCTGTCAGAAATCAGCCACTTCTCCGGCGCAAACTGAATAATATGTTCTTTACCGTTTTTATCAATAGAATACATCCTGAGCAAACCTTTTTCCACGAAATAAGTTCCGTTGCAGATATCGCCGTCACGAAGAAGAAACTCATTTTTCAAAACCTTTTTAGGGGAATAAAAGTTACTGCATGCGGTTACGGCTTCTTTTGGAATCTCCAGAATTTCCGATAAATAGCTCTCTATATTTTCCATCACAATCTCTCCGGAACTAAGTTAAAGATAAAGAAATACTTTGGTGCGACGCGTTTTTTACCGCGTTTCCATTTTCCAGAACAATCAGCTGTGGACTCTGATGCTGAACACCCAAATCGTCAGCAATTTTATTCGACAGATCTCGGTGCGCCAAAAGGTCAAGAAAATAAAATGAAACATCTTTGTCGGACTCTGCAACTTCTTTTTCAAAATTCTTCAGAACCGTTTTGCTGATGAAACATCTTGTAGAATGCTTAAATATTGCGACCTTTTTATTGTGCGACTCCTCCACTGCTTTCTCTAAATCTGCTTCGGAATTGATGTGATTCCAGAATTCCGGCGATTGTTTTTCTTCGGCAGAACCGCAAAATATTTTATTAAATATGCTCATACTTCAAACTGTTTTAAGTGATGATCAAGGTGTTTATACTCCATAAATCCCCAATCCTCTTTAGTCATTTTCCCGAAAAGCGCATGCTCAGCGAGCAGATTATTTTTTGCTGATCTTTCTGTAAATTCATCAAGTGATACCAGCAATTCTTCGCGGGACTTTTCAAAATTACAATTTTCTTTTATATTGACTTCTTTAAAGGTGGGCATATTCGGCGGAATTCCATTATTGAAAGTTCTCATTTCGATCTTCGTTATAATACCAACTGATTTTATTATAATATTGATCTTAGGTAGAACAATTTTACCAAATCCTACCCCGAGAATCCTGTCGCAATGCCGTAACATTTGCGCCGCATTCATTTTTCCCCATTTTGGTTCAGACTCTTCTGAAAGACTGTGAATTCGCGCCTTAATTTCCCGTAAATCGCGTGGATTGTTCAGCGATTTTTTCACTCCCATCCTCTTCTGCTTATTTTCTCAATTAATGGAAGTTTAAAGTCAAAATCACAGTTTTTCGCCTGACTGCGTTGCCGTCTAAATTTTACTGGTATTGTTTTGTCCATTGTTAATTAAAAAATTGCCGATTTGGCTGATGATTTTTTTTGGCTGAAATTTTGCGGCTTCTGTTTCGTAAATTTACAACATAAAATCAAAGTTTTGATTTGTTGTATTTAACAAAATTACATTAAAAATTTAAGCTTAAAACATGAAGAAAGCCCTTATTATAGTAGATGTTCAGAATGATTTCTGTGAAGGCGGTGCATTAGAAGTTCCCGGAGCCAACGAAATAATTCCTTATATTAACCTTTTAATGGAGGAAAACCAGTACGATCAAATCGTGCTTACCCAGGACTGGCATCCCGCAGATCACAAAAGTTTTGCTTCCACTAACGGAAAAAAAGTAGGTGAAACCATTATTCTCAACGGAATTCCTCAGTTTATGTGGCCCGATCACTGTGTTCAGGGAACTTTCGGTGCAGAATTTCATAAGGACCTGAACCGCGATAAAGTTACCCACGTCATTCAGAAAGGCAAAAACACCGATGTCGACAGCTACAGCGGATTTCAGGATAACAATCATTTTGTGAAAACTGGTTTAGACGATTTTCTACAATACCATGACATTAAATTGGTAGAAATTGTAGGTTTAGCTCTGGATTACTGCGTGAAATTTACCTGTCTTGACGCCGCTCAATTGGGTTATGTAACCTGTCTGCATTTCAACGGAACCCGCGCTGTGAACGTGAAACCGGAAAACGGAAGAGATGCAATTTTCGAAATGCTACAAAATACGGTAACGGTTTTGGGATAATCTGAATAATTGAACAAAAATATAAACTCTGCGCTTCTGGCAGAGTTTTTTGTTTTTTTTGAACTAGACCGTTTCTCAAGAAAAAGATATATTTTTATGAAAATTATTTAATTTGAAAACGTCATATCTCTTCCTTCTTCTTCTATTTTTC
The window above is part of the Kaistella faecalis genome. Proteins encoded here:
- a CDS encoding BlaI/MecI/CopY family transcriptional regulator; this encodes MKINTLTHSEELLMNILWKLNSAYMKEVMEAYPEPKPHQNTVSTFMKILVEKEFLITEKEGRIFKYSVAIPYDDYRKFVLRNFAENYFNNSVPELVKTLLDEQLLTNNELNIIAGITRSEAKDESPISDFINEITSNKKEKKKGKKKDKKKKK
- a CDS encoding DUF4153 domain-containing protein, which codes for MLKKIRDISGKTGEIIREYPMVLLMSFLGAVSWMCFAHTDFNSHPNFFVFIKFAIVSCLGISVMFALNMLSQRIGKRFLLEMGGVIFLVFFYLILPENEKYFTERYAFLIVPTFILSHLLVSFTAFFGKGKELNFWQFNKNLFINLFLTAVFTGVLTGGVELAILAVDKLFDFNFNQRYYLETFYFLAIFGSTFIFLLFNEKGLLQLEKDGTYPVILKFFTQYILIPLLLLYAVILYFYSAKILINWELPRGWVSYLILAYSVVGILALLLVHPLKKELSASWVRIFSKIFYFTVIPLLALLFTAIFTRILEYGYTEPRYFVLLIALWLTSVVLYFIVAKKATIKFIPISLFSFGLFSLVFPYLNTFSVSKRSQKSELREVIIQNKLLENGKINFSKKVSDTVADEIASKFDFLVKRDEKDFLLQLIPRKDQKLIIKSLEKRDFYGVQSQIRSAFSNVDKTKKSFRGENFELVSENRLRSVQGYDFFTRAANFPSEQGLTINTDILRVYSQQRNGELLILTLNNKEKWDATPAIKQLLRKYDQCTGRLLVPEIALEKDLGNYHLKIIFDNLIRENSVTENIYFGEAYILIRRR
- a CDS encoding RNA recognition motif domain-containing protein; protein product: MNIFVSNINYSTREESLQDLFSEFGEVSSAKIITDRETGRSRGFGFVEMSDEDGKNAIEALNGKELDGKELNVSEAKPREDKPRRSFDNNRGGGYGGGNRGGGYGGGNRGGSNW
- a CDS encoding aldo/keto reductase is translated as MKFSNIIIGTMRWGVWGADHSAKGVQELVETSLEEGFSTFDHADLYGNYTTEKLFGDAFSEMKIKREEVQFISKCGIQMPCENRSYGIKSYNYSRDHILKSVDQSLENLQTDYLDLLLLHRPSPLMNPEEIAESFAILREQKKVRHFGVSNFSVSQYELINDAFPLITNQVEISVNKVDAFYNGTLDQLMLKKLRPMAWSVMGDYFTEKSAQNIRLKTVIKDLCIKYETEENQLLLAFLFAHPARIIPVIGTSKSKTIKEFRGSLTIEMEAEDWFRILEASQGREVD
- a CDS encoding T9SS type A sorting domain-containing protein, which produces MKKLSFLFLSLSSTMAFSQFISPGTGITYNLASLSAAAPAVLVNNGTAYQMTADITISNGDTLLMDEDTTLKIDGGKQLTIAGTYDTNAGNILVTATDPAVIFKGIRLESSATVTIKNTTFEYGGGIQALTGNFLMENSIVRYFKSGLVTGASLNFSTGNPIVRNSQFIENDLPAVASGANQSVALEFTGNYLYGNTKGNSNRPQINMGPSGTGITKILNNTIIGDRTLTKVGGVSVSTLLGVENHPQIEGNIIKDNRYGITVAGNNSSGSISNNVLTDNNTEPVPANGGSGISLSGSGSQVMAIKVEKNQIRGSLWGITVIGTAQADFGGGNLGSTGENVFFNNGNGGQIYALYNNTPHPLSATNNCWRENELSDDAMVESVIFHSVDDSTKGTVNYTPYLCGQPMSTNDANLLRSSIYPNPSNGNFVFETEYAGNIVISDMNGRIIYSAITVKGKNNISLKANTGVYMLQYHAQGKKQSNKLIIK
- a CDS encoding DUF6157 family protein, with amino-acid sequence MKIHTTNYKNTFIEIAEDCPVSSGQIPPTKRNLTLANIQYEMVAENPYQFTSDDVMFECYAQKNDITENERAEGRKDFFSKGQACFRSSALLKRYGFGIHHNEEGKVAIYPAGSEEYERLVNDDSVAKVKAMRNKRK
- a CDS encoding sigma-70 family RNA polymerase sigma factor yields the protein MRQLKITKQVTNRETASLDKYLQEIGKVDLITADEEVDLAQKIRAGDRVALEKLIKANLRFVVSVSKQYQNQGLSLPDLINEGNLGLMKAAKRYDETRGFKFISYAVWWIRQSILQALAEQSRIVRLPLNKIGSINKINKAYAHLEQENERPPSPEELAEVLDMSEDDIKESMKNSGRHLSMDAPLVEGEDSNLYDVLRSGESPSPDKDLMLESLQIEIERALQTLTPREADLVRLYFGLNGKHPMTLEEIGETFDLTRERVRQIKEKAIKRLKHNTRSKILKSYLGK
- a CDS encoding Crp/Fnr family transcriptional regulator; the protein is MENIESYLSEILEIPKEAVTACSNFYSPKKVLKNEFLLRDGDICNGTYFVEKGLLRMYSIDKNGKEHIIQFAPEKWLISDRSSLYFNEKSKYYIEAVEESEILLLNADFFTSINLEFPNTAENNDLLLQKHIRNLQNRVNSLLSDTAEERYMSFIKMYPDILLRVPQWMVASYLGITPESLSRVRKELARKNFQTS
- the ytxJ gene encoding bacillithiol system redox-active protein YtxJ encodes the protein MSIFNKIFCGSAEEKQSPEFWNHINSEADLEKAVEESHNKKVAIFKHSTRCFISKTVLKNFEKEVAESDKDVSFYFLDLLAHRDLSNKIADDLGVQHQSPQLIVLENGNAVKNASHQSISLSLT
- a CDS encoding DUF1569 domain-containing protein; translation: MGVKKSLNNPRDLREIKARIHSLSEESEPKWGKMNAAQMLRHCDRILGVGFGKIVLPKINIIIKSVGIITKIEMRTFNNGIPPNMPTFKEVNIKENCNFEKSREELLVSLDEFTERSAKNNLLAEHALFGKMTKEDWGFMEYKHLDHHLKQFEV
- the pncA gene encoding bifunctional nicotinamidase/pyrazinamidase, which produces MKKALIIVDVQNDFCEGGALEVPGANEIIPYINLLMEENQYDQIVLTQDWHPADHKSFASTNGKKVGETIILNGIPQFMWPDHCVQGTFGAEFHKDLNRDKVTHVIQKGKNTDVDSYSGFQDNNHFVKTGLDDFLQYHDIKLVEIVGLALDYCVKFTCLDAAQLGYVTCLHFNGTRAVNVKPENGRDAIFEMLQNTVTVLG